The following proteins are encoded in a genomic region of Oryctolagus cuniculus chromosome 6, mOryCun1.1, whole genome shotgun sequence:
- the PARP10 gene encoding protein mono-ADP-ribosyltransferase PARP10 isoform X5, producing the protein MTGLQPARVVMEEVGAEAAVELQGLPPDVPDQLLLLYFENRRRSGGGPVLSWRRLGCGGILTFQELADAERVLAQTEHELLGAQLSLRPAPPRAPARLLLQGLPPDTAPLRVEQHVQALLRAVGHPVQPCRALASPRPDRALVQLPRPLSEAAVAVLEQQAQHLDLDGASVSLAPVPQARAVRVVGDTPPEDQLLLQLYLENERHSGGGPLEGLRRLPGPLGTVISFQQWQVAERVLQRDHWLQGSKLDLVPHYDVLEPEQLAEDASTGDRPSVPGPGATEPAPLEAGELAGDWNGAEPAAAGSGRAPGQSEASLRAGSVGSPGPENPVETGMGLPGQEGVVETVLPAEPAAAGSGRAPGQSEASLRAGSVGSPGPENPVETGVGLPGQEGVVETVLPAEPAAAGSGRAPGQSEASLRAGSVGSPGPENPVETGVGLPGQEGVVETVLPVEPAAAGSGRAPGQSEASLRAGSVGSPGPENPVETGVGLPGQEGVVETVLPAEPGAVRFLQLYHEELLASLGEVALFPLEETDVTGFRLCGALAPCQAAEEFLQSLLGTVSCHVLCLRHPGSTRFLLGPEGRRLLQQLEAQFQCVLGTERLAGAAQHLDPEEVDPTEALQILPGQVHTPAPQDRTGSDQNENLEEVQELLATLESLDREEWLPLEMGEEEPEEKEPVAPSAGVPGRLEEEAALQLALCRSLEPQGQLVGQEEAAALQRALAISLLEAEEPCGSGTDGRAQLVVHVAFDQDVEELGLALEAALEAQLREETVGLWGRVLPVELCARVEKRHDVSVALCSDYAVLRGFGAQPARAARHLAALLAGPFPLVAAEPTLPDEGLQGPLGRLEGLAESTREFQDVVRAFYDTLDAAHSRIHIIRLPGNASEKAVEDGLGAWVPATHMVTWRELLGPCYPHGDVEGAPGSWLWSGTDLVLHLFEE; encoded by the exons ATGACAG GCCTCCAGCCCGCAAG GGTTGtgatggaggaggtgggggcggaGGCTGCCGTGGAGCTCCAAGGACTGCCCCCAGACGTGCCCGACCAGCTGCTCCTGCTCTACTTTGAGAATCGCCGCCGCTCTGGGGGGGGACCTGTGCTCAGCTGGCGGAGACTCGGCTGCGGGGGCATCCTCACCTTTCAAGAGCTCGCAG ATGCTGAGAGGGTCTTGGCCCAGACGGAGCATGAGCTACTCGGTGCCCAGCTCAGCCTGCGGCCAGCCCCTCCTCGTGCCCCTGCACGTCTGCTGCTTCAAGGACTGCCCCCGGACACTGCGCCCCTGCGCGTGGAACAGCACGTCCAGGCCCTGCTCCGTGCCGTGGGACACCCAGTGCAGCCCTGTCGTGCCCTGGCCAGTCCCCGGCCAGACCGGGCACTGGTCCAGCTGCCCAGGCCCCTTTCTGAGGCGG CAGTTGCTGTCCTGGAGCAGCAGGCCCAGCATCTGGACCTAGATGGGGCCTCCGTGTCACTGGCCCCCGTGCCCCAGGCCCGGGCAGTGCGTGTGGTGGGGGACACTCCCCCTGAGGACCAGTTGCTGCTACAGTTGTACCTGGAGAATGAGCGCCACAGTGGCGGTGGGCCCCTGGAGGGCCTGCGCAGGCTGCCCGGGCCCCTGGGCACCGTCATCTCCTTCCAGCAGTGGCAGG TGGCAGAACGGGTGTTACAGCGGGACCACTGGCTGCAAGGCTCGAAACTGGACCTCGTCCCTCACTACGACGTCCTGGAACCCGAGCAGCTTGCCGAGGACGCCAGCACGGGGGACCGCCCGTCCGTGCCGGGACCTGGGGCCACTGAGCCTGCTCCCCTGGAAGCTGGAGAGCTGGCCGGGGACTGGAACGGTGCCGAGCCTGCGGCAGCGGGCTCTGGGAGGGCACCAGGGCAATCGGAGGCCTCTCTGAGGGCGGGTTCTGTGGGGTCTCCAGGCCCAGAGAACCCGGTGGAGACTGGTATGGGGCTGCCAGGGCAGGAGGGGGTGGTGGAGACAGTGCTGCCCGCGGAGCCTGCGGCAGCGGGCTCTGGGAGGGCACCAGGGCAATCGGAGGCCTCTCTGAGGGCGGGTTCTGTGGGGTCTCCAGGCCCAGAGAACCCGGTGGAGACTGGTGTGGGGCTGCCAGGGCAGGAGGGGGTGGTGGAGACAGTGCTGCCCGCGGAGCCTGCGGCAGCGGGCTCTGGGAGGGCACCAGGGCAATCGGAGGCCTCTCTGAGGGCGGGTTCTGTGGGGTCTCCAGGCCCAGAGAACCCGGTGGAGACTGGTGTGGGGCTGCCAGGGCAGGAGGGGGTGGTGGAGACGGTGCTGCCCGTGGAGCCTGCGGCAGCGGGCTCTGGGAGGGCACCAGGGCAATCGGAGGCCTCTCTGAGGGCGGGTTCTGTGGGGTCTCCAGGCCCAGAGAACCCGGTGGAGACTGGTGTGGGGCTGCCAGGGCAGGAGGGGGTGGTGGAGACGGTGCTGCCCGCGGAGCCGGGCGCCGTGCGCTTCCTGCAGCTCTACCACGAGGAGCTTCTGGCCAGCCTGGGTGAGGTCGCCCTCTTCCCCCTTGAAGAGACCGACGTGACCGGCTTTCGG ctgtgtggagCGCTGGCCCCCTGCCAGGCAGCTGAGGAGTTTCTGCAGAGCCTGCTGGGCACCGTCAGCTGCCACGTTCTGTGCCTGAGGCACCCGGGCAGCACCAGGTTCCTGCTGGGCCCCGAGGGGCGGCGCCTTCTTCAGCAGCTGGAGGCTCAGTTCCAGTGTGTCCTGGGGACAGAGCGACTGGCCGGGGCCGCCCAGCACCTGGACCCTGAAGAG GTGGATCCCACCGAAGCCCTCCAGATCCTCCCTGGCCAAGTCCACACCCCGGCACCCCAAGATAGAACAGGCAGTGACCAGAATGAGAACCTGG AAGAGGTGCAAGAGCTGCTGGCCACCCTGGAGAGCCTGGACAGGGAGGAGTGGCTACCACtggagatgggggaggaggagccCGAGGAGAAGGAGCCTGTGGCCCCCAGCGCTGGAGTccctgggaggctggaggaggaggccGCGCTGCAGCTGGCCCTCTGTCGCTCGCTGGAACCGCAAGGCCAGCTGGTTGGGCAGGAAGAGGCTGCTGCACTGCAGAGAGCCCTGGCCATCTCCCTGTTGGAGGCAGAAGAGCCCTGTGGCAGTGGGACTGATGGCAGGGCCCAGCTGGTTGTACATGTGGCCTTCGATCAGGACGTGGAGGAACTGGGCCTGGCACTGGAGGCTGCCTTGGAGGCACAGCTCCGGGAGGAgactgtggggctgtggggccgtGTGCTTCCCGTGGAGCTGTGCGCTCGCGTGGAGAAGCGCCATGATGTGAGTGTGGCTCTGTGCAGCGACTACGCCGTCCTCCGCGGCTTCGGGGCCCAGCCTGCCCGAGCGGCCCGCCACTTGGCTGCACTGCTTGCTGGCCCCTTTCCTTTGGTGGCTGCAGAGCCCACCT TGCCAGatgaggggctgcaggggcccttGGGCAGGCTGGAGGGTCTAGCAGAGAGCACCAGAGAGTTCCAGGATGTGGTGCGGGCCTTCTACGACACCTTGGATGCTGCCCACAGCAGGATTCACATCATTCGG ctccctggtaatgcatcggagaaagcagtggaggatggcctgggtgcctgggtccctgctacccacatggtgacgtggagggagctcctgggtccctgctacccacatggtgacgtggagggagctcctgggtcctggctttggtctggaacAGATCTGGTGTTGCACctgtttgaagagtga
- the GRINA gene encoding protein lifeguard 1 isoform X2, with protein sequence MSHEKSFLVSGDSYPPPNPGYPGGPQAPMPPYAQPPYPGAPYPQPSFQPSPYGQPGYPHGPSPYPQGGYPQGPYPQGGYPQGPYPQGGYPQGPYPQSPFPPNPYGQPQAFPAQDPDSPQHGNYQEEGPPSYYDNQDFPAANWDDKSIRQAFIRKVFLVLTLQLSVTLSTVAVFTFVGNVKSFVRENVWTYYVSYAVFFVSLIVLSCCGDFRRKHPWNLVALSILTISLSYMVGMIASFYNTEAVIMAVGITTAVCFTVVIFSMQTRYDFTSCMGVLLVSMVVLFIFTILCIFIRNRILEIVYASLGALLFTCFLAVDTQLLLGNKQLSLSPEEYVFAALNLYTDIINIFLYILTIIGRAKE encoded by the exons ATGTCCCATGAAAAGAGTTTCTTGGTGTCTGGGGACAGCTACCCTCCACCCAACCCTGGATATCCTGGGGGTCCCCAGGCCCCCATGCCTCCCTATGCTCAGCCTCCCTACCCTGGGGCCCCCTACCCACAGCCCTCTTTCCAGCCCTCCCCCTATGGTCAGCCAGGGTACCCCCACGGCCCCAGCCCCTACCCCCAAGGAGGCTACCCACAGGGGCCCTACCCCCAAGGGGGCTACCCACAGGGGCCCTACCCCCAAGGGGGCTACCCACAGGGGCCGTATCCGCAGAGCCCCTTTCCCCCCAACCCTTATGGACAGCCACAGGCCTTCCCAGCACAAGACCCAGACT CACCCCAGCACGGGAACTACCAGGAGGAGGGACCCCCGTCCTACTACGACAACCAAGACTTCCCCGCGGCCAACTGGGACGACAAGAGCATCCGGCAGGCCTTCATTCGCAAg GTGTTCCTGGTGCTGACCCTGCAGCTGTCGGTGACCTTGTCCACGGTGGCCGTGTTCACTTTCGTCGGCAACGTGAAGAGCTTCGTCCGCGAGAACGTCTGGACCTACTATGTCTCCTACGCCGTCTTCTTCGTCTCTCTCATCGTCCTCAGCTGTTGTGGCGATTTCCGGAGAAAACACCCCTGGAACCTCGTTGCCCTG TCGATCCTGACCATCAGCCTGTCCTACATGGTGGGCATGATCGCCAGCTTCTACAACACGGAGGCGGTCATCATGGCTGTGGGCATCACCACAGCCGTGTGCTTCACGGTGGTCATCTTCTCCATGCAG acCCGCTACGACTTCACCTCGTGCATGGGGGTGCTCCTGGTGAGCATGGTGGTGCTCTTCATCTTCACCATCCTCTGCATCTTCATCCGGAACCGCATCCTGGAGATCGTGTACGCCTCGCTGGGCGCCCTGCTCTTCACCTGC TTCCTGGCAGTGGACACTCAGTTGCTGCTGGGGAACAAGCAGCTGTCCCTGAGCCCAGAGGAGTACGTGTTTGCAGCCCTGAACCTGTACACAGACATCATCAACATCTTCCTgtacatcctcaccatcatcggCCGTGCCAAGGAGTAG
- the PARP10 gene encoding protein mono-ADP-ribosyltransferase PARP10 isoform X6 — MTGLQPARVVMEEVGAEAAVELQGLPPDVPDQLLLLYFENRRRSGGGPVLSWRRLGCGGILTFQELADAERVLAQTEHELLGAQLSLRPAPPRAPARLLLQGLPPDTAPLRVEQHVQALLRAVGHPVQPCRALASPRPDRALVQLPRPLSEAAVAVLEQQAQHLDLDGASVSLAPVPQARAVRVVGDTPPEDQLLLQLYLENERHSGGGPLEGLRRLPGPLGTVISFQQWQVAERVLQRDHWLQGSKLDLVPHYDVLEPEQLAEDASTGDRPSVPGPGATEPAPLEAGELAGDWNGAEPAAAGSGRAPGQSEASLRAGSVGSPGPENPVETGMGLPGQEGVVETVLPAEPAAAGSGRAPGQSEASLRAGSVGSPGPENPVETGVGLPGQEGVVETVLPAEPAAAGSGRAPGQSEASLRAGSVGSPGPENPVETGVGLPGQEGVVETVLPVEPAAAGSGRAPGQSEASLRAGSVGSPGPENPVETGVGLPGQEGVVETVLPAEPGAVRFLQLYHEELLASLGEVALFPLEETDVTGFRLCGALAPCQAAEEFLQSLLGTVSCHVLCLRHPGSTRFLLGPEGRRLLQQLEAQFQCVLGTERLAGAAQHLDPEEVDPTEALQILPGQVHTPAPQDRTGSDQNENLEEVQELLATLESLDREEWLPLEMGEEEPEEKEPVAPSAGVPGRLEEEAALQLALCRSLEPQGQLVGQEEAAALQRALAISLLEAEEPCGSGTDGRAQLVVHVAFDQDVEELGLALEAALEAQLREETVGLWGRVLPVELCARVEKRHDVSVALCSDYAVLRGFGAQPARAARHLAALLAGPFPLVAAEPTLPDEGLQGPLGRLEGLAESTREFQDVVRAFYDTLDAAHSRIHIIRCRVG, encoded by the exons ATGACAG GCCTCCAGCCCGCAAG GGTTGtgatggaggaggtgggggcggaGGCTGCCGTGGAGCTCCAAGGACTGCCCCCAGACGTGCCCGACCAGCTGCTCCTGCTCTACTTTGAGAATCGCCGCCGCTCTGGGGGGGGACCTGTGCTCAGCTGGCGGAGACTCGGCTGCGGGGGCATCCTCACCTTTCAAGAGCTCGCAG ATGCTGAGAGGGTCTTGGCCCAGACGGAGCATGAGCTACTCGGTGCCCAGCTCAGCCTGCGGCCAGCCCCTCCTCGTGCCCCTGCACGTCTGCTGCTTCAAGGACTGCCCCCGGACACTGCGCCCCTGCGCGTGGAACAGCACGTCCAGGCCCTGCTCCGTGCCGTGGGACACCCAGTGCAGCCCTGTCGTGCCCTGGCCAGTCCCCGGCCAGACCGGGCACTGGTCCAGCTGCCCAGGCCCCTTTCTGAGGCGG CAGTTGCTGTCCTGGAGCAGCAGGCCCAGCATCTGGACCTAGATGGGGCCTCCGTGTCACTGGCCCCCGTGCCCCAGGCCCGGGCAGTGCGTGTGGTGGGGGACACTCCCCCTGAGGACCAGTTGCTGCTACAGTTGTACCTGGAGAATGAGCGCCACAGTGGCGGTGGGCCCCTGGAGGGCCTGCGCAGGCTGCCCGGGCCCCTGGGCACCGTCATCTCCTTCCAGCAGTGGCAGG TGGCAGAACGGGTGTTACAGCGGGACCACTGGCTGCAAGGCTCGAAACTGGACCTCGTCCCTCACTACGACGTCCTGGAACCCGAGCAGCTTGCCGAGGACGCCAGCACGGGGGACCGCCCGTCCGTGCCGGGACCTGGGGCCACTGAGCCTGCTCCCCTGGAAGCTGGAGAGCTGGCCGGGGACTGGAACGGTGCCGAGCCTGCGGCAGCGGGCTCTGGGAGGGCACCAGGGCAATCGGAGGCCTCTCTGAGGGCGGGTTCTGTGGGGTCTCCAGGCCCAGAGAACCCGGTGGAGACTGGTATGGGGCTGCCAGGGCAGGAGGGGGTGGTGGAGACAGTGCTGCCCGCGGAGCCTGCGGCAGCGGGCTCTGGGAGGGCACCAGGGCAATCGGAGGCCTCTCTGAGGGCGGGTTCTGTGGGGTCTCCAGGCCCAGAGAACCCGGTGGAGACTGGTGTGGGGCTGCCAGGGCAGGAGGGGGTGGTGGAGACAGTGCTGCCCGCGGAGCCTGCGGCAGCGGGCTCTGGGAGGGCACCAGGGCAATCGGAGGCCTCTCTGAGGGCGGGTTCTGTGGGGTCTCCAGGCCCAGAGAACCCGGTGGAGACTGGTGTGGGGCTGCCAGGGCAGGAGGGGGTGGTGGAGACGGTGCTGCCCGTGGAGCCTGCGGCAGCGGGCTCTGGGAGGGCACCAGGGCAATCGGAGGCCTCTCTGAGGGCGGGTTCTGTGGGGTCTCCAGGCCCAGAGAACCCGGTGGAGACTGGTGTGGGGCTGCCAGGGCAGGAGGGGGTGGTGGAGACGGTGCTGCCCGCGGAGCCGGGCGCCGTGCGCTTCCTGCAGCTCTACCACGAGGAGCTTCTGGCCAGCCTGGGTGAGGTCGCCCTCTTCCCCCTTGAAGAGACCGACGTGACCGGCTTTCGG ctgtgtggagCGCTGGCCCCCTGCCAGGCAGCTGAGGAGTTTCTGCAGAGCCTGCTGGGCACCGTCAGCTGCCACGTTCTGTGCCTGAGGCACCCGGGCAGCACCAGGTTCCTGCTGGGCCCCGAGGGGCGGCGCCTTCTTCAGCAGCTGGAGGCTCAGTTCCAGTGTGTCCTGGGGACAGAGCGACTGGCCGGGGCCGCCCAGCACCTGGACCCTGAAGAG GTGGATCCCACCGAAGCCCTCCAGATCCTCCCTGGCCAAGTCCACACCCCGGCACCCCAAGATAGAACAGGCAGTGACCAGAATGAGAACCTGG AAGAGGTGCAAGAGCTGCTGGCCACCCTGGAGAGCCTGGACAGGGAGGAGTGGCTACCACtggagatgggggaggaggagccCGAGGAGAAGGAGCCTGTGGCCCCCAGCGCTGGAGTccctgggaggctggaggaggaggccGCGCTGCAGCTGGCCCTCTGTCGCTCGCTGGAACCGCAAGGCCAGCTGGTTGGGCAGGAAGAGGCTGCTGCACTGCAGAGAGCCCTGGCCATCTCCCTGTTGGAGGCAGAAGAGCCCTGTGGCAGTGGGACTGATGGCAGGGCCCAGCTGGTTGTACATGTGGCCTTCGATCAGGACGTGGAGGAACTGGGCCTGGCACTGGAGGCTGCCTTGGAGGCACAGCTCCGGGAGGAgactgtggggctgtggggccgtGTGCTTCCCGTGGAGCTGTGCGCTCGCGTGGAGAAGCGCCATGATGTGAGTGTGGCTCTGTGCAGCGACTACGCCGTCCTCCGCGGCTTCGGGGCCCAGCCTGCCCGAGCGGCCCGCCACTTGGCTGCACTGCTTGCTGGCCCCTTTCCTTTGGTGGCTGCAGAGCCCACCT TGCCAGatgaggggctgcaggggcccttGGGCAGGCTGGAGGGTCTAGCAGAGAGCACCAGAGAGTTCCAGGATGTGGTGCGGGCCTTCTACGACACCTTGGATGCTGCCCACAGCAGGATTCACATCATTCGG tgtcgTGTAGGttga
- the GRINA gene encoding protein lifeguard 1 isoform X1, which yields MAESSQGAKGQSTEPEAMSHEKSFLVSGDSYPPPNPGYPGGPQAPMPPYAQPPYPGAPYPQPSFQPSPYGQPGYPHGPSPYPQGGYPQGPYPQGGYPQGPYPQGGYPQGPYPQSPFPPNPYGQPQAFPAQDPDSPQHGNYQEEGPPSYYDNQDFPAANWDDKSIRQAFIRKVFLVLTLQLSVTLSTVAVFTFVGNVKSFVRENVWTYYVSYAVFFVSLIVLSCCGDFRRKHPWNLVALSILTISLSYMVGMIASFYNTEAVIMAVGITTAVCFTVVIFSMQTRYDFTSCMGVLLVSMVVLFIFTILCIFIRNRILEIVYASLGALLFTCFLAVDTQLLLGNKQLSLSPEEYVFAALNLYTDIINIFLYILTIIGRAKE from the exons ATGGCCGAAAGCAGCCAGGGGGCAAAG gGGCAGTCCACAGAACCCGAAGCCATGTCCCATGAAAAGAGTTTCTTGGTGTCTGGGGACAGCTACCCTCCACCCAACCCTGGATATCCTGGGGGTCCCCAGGCCCCCATGCCTCCCTATGCTCAGCCTCCCTACCCTGGGGCCCCCTACCCACAGCCCTCTTTCCAGCCCTCCCCCTATGGTCAGCCAGGGTACCCCCACGGCCCCAGCCCCTACCCCCAAGGAGGCTACCCACAGGGGCCCTACCCCCAAGGGGGCTACCCACAGGGGCCCTACCCCCAAGGGGGCTACCCACAGGGGCCGTATCCGCAGAGCCCCTTTCCCCCCAACCCTTATGGACAGCCACAGGCCTTCCCAGCACAAGACCCAGACT CACCCCAGCACGGGAACTACCAGGAGGAGGGACCCCCGTCCTACTACGACAACCAAGACTTCCCCGCGGCCAACTGGGACGACAAGAGCATCCGGCAGGCCTTCATTCGCAAg GTGTTCCTGGTGCTGACCCTGCAGCTGTCGGTGACCTTGTCCACGGTGGCCGTGTTCACTTTCGTCGGCAACGTGAAGAGCTTCGTCCGCGAGAACGTCTGGACCTACTATGTCTCCTACGCCGTCTTCTTCGTCTCTCTCATCGTCCTCAGCTGTTGTGGCGATTTCCGGAGAAAACACCCCTGGAACCTCGTTGCCCTG TCGATCCTGACCATCAGCCTGTCCTACATGGTGGGCATGATCGCCAGCTTCTACAACACGGAGGCGGTCATCATGGCTGTGGGCATCACCACAGCCGTGTGCTTCACGGTGGTCATCTTCTCCATGCAG acCCGCTACGACTTCACCTCGTGCATGGGGGTGCTCCTGGTGAGCATGGTGGTGCTCTTCATCTTCACCATCCTCTGCATCTTCATCCGGAACCGCATCCTGGAGATCGTGTACGCCTCGCTGGGCGCCCTGCTCTTCACCTGC TTCCTGGCAGTGGACACTCAGTTGCTGCTGGGGAACAAGCAGCTGTCCCTGAGCCCAGAGGAGTACGTGTTTGCAGCCCTGAACCTGTACACAGACATCATCAACATCTTCCTgtacatcctcaccatcatcggCCGTGCCAAGGAGTAG